Within the Oncorhynchus masou masou isolate Uvic2021 chromosome 1, UVic_Omas_1.1, whole genome shotgun sequence genome, the region AATACAGGGGAAGATTTGAATACAAAAACAAATCCTCTTGgaataattaaaaaataatagAATACTGTGCAATGTGTCTGCCCTTACAGAAAAAAATCAGTGGCATCTATCCCTGCAATTGGTTTAATTGAAATCAAaatgagagaagaaaaaaaaacatcaatTTTGATTACTTCCATTACTTTTTACATGATTCATTGCATCAAACTCAAAATGGATTATTCATCTTAAAAAAAGAGTCCTTATGAAAATGGTAGCAGTTCGAGACACTAAACAAATCAACAAATGCACAAATCCAAGTGTCTCCTTAACAATTATATTACATTTACAGTTCACTTAAAAATGGTACCATCCTGCCCATGTAGTCTGTCTAACACAAGGGCAGCATAATACCTGTGTAGTTTATTCCAGTTCTCCATGGCTCCCCTTAACCTCCCATGAAATCAGTTTCATTGGCTTTAGTAGAGGTCAACTTCCACTTCAAATTCCATGTACCCACAAGTCTTAGTCTGCCACAAGTGGATGGGATATAACACAGATCCCGGTGATGCTCCAGTAGCCAGTAAATAGTTGACTATCCCCCTATCAGTGTGTGGGGTATCCAGTGGCTCCCATACCGGCCTGGTTTGCTAACATACTCCCATTCAATCCCTGTGTAGCTTCCATAACCCCACCGTTACTGAGGGCACTCACACCTGTCCACCCAGCACTGGCCGGTAAGTGACTGCAAAACGGGAAAGAGAGAAAATGCCAGCAGGTTAGAAAAGAGGCAGCGACAGGGGCAAGACAGAGGCTTcgtctcaaatggtaccctattccctttatagtgcataaCCTTTGTCCAGGGACCAGGTAAAATGTAGTGGActtatataggggatatggtgccatttgggacaaccaGAAAACACACCAAACTGAGCAAGAGCCagctgaggagagggtgagagaacaaAGGTCAGGGTGTGTCAGAGGATAAACCAAAATCTAAGACAGCAGAGAATATGGTAGGAATTGAAAATGGTAACAGGGCAAAGATATGGTACTTGTGGGAGTGGGCATGCGGACAGAGCATAGGCTCAGTGTATAAAATTAGTCACAATCCACTGCGGTGGAgatttatttaaaataaatacatcttGACTCCTCGCATCAAACAAAGCTGCTGAAATTTGTCAATGTTGCAGAGTGCGGCTGAAGCAGGACCAGCTGCATTTAAATTTGGCCGTGGAGTTGAATTTCACACTTTTTCCCTGAATTCTGTACCACTACAAAGGGAAACATGTTTATCATTTCATGCCTAAACCCCATTCATGACTTTTGTTATTCCTAGTCAAATCTTTAGCAACATCCATTATGCAACAAATACCTGAATGGAAAAGTTAACATTTGGTCAGTCAGCACATTGTGTATTGAAAACAGTCACAGATAAGGTCAATATAGTAACAAGTAGGAGAACATGTAGCTCAGGCTGAGATTTATTTTACGATTAAACTTCAACTATTGTTCTAGGAAGTCTACTATATCATCAATATTTTCATGGGCTCTCAAACAAAGACATTTACATACAAATCAAATGTAAGTACAGTGCCTTTGTAAAATATTCACATCCCTTGATTTATTTCACGTTGTTACAACACAAATTAAAATTGGATTAAATTGATtacttttttacccatctacacacaataatgacaagttgaaaacatgtttttagaattttttgcaaatgtattaaaaatattgcatttacataagtattcacacccctttgctatggcaCTCCGAATagatagaattgtgatgaggcatatatctggggaagggtaaaagCAATTTCTaaagtgttgaaagtttccaagagcacagtggtctccattattgggaaatggaaaaaaaaaacagaatctgGCTAGAGTTGGCCGTCCGACCAAACGGTCAAGAAGGACCTTAGTCCGGGGGGGTAACCAAGAATGCAATGACgactgacagaactacagagctccttggctgagatggaagAACCTGCCACGACAATGGTCTCTACAGCACTTCCcctatctgggctttatgggagtaaCCCGACAGAAGCCAGTCCTGAGAAAAAGGCACGACTgaagtttgcaaaaaggcatgtGAAGAGAGATCATAAACGCAAAAGACTGGTCTGAAGAGACAAGAATtagcctgaatgcaaagcgccaTGTCTGGAGAAAACGAGGCAGAGCTCATTACCCGTCTCACACCATCAATACCGTgaaggatggtggtggcagcatcatgcaatgGGGGACACTTTTCAGCGGCAGGTCCTGGGAGTAATGTTCCCTCAAAGATTtcagcactgagcaaatttcaggtctgttGTGAAAATTCTGGCGCACGTTTAATGTGAACAGGCTGTATATGTAGCCTTTAAGTTAAAACTAAGTGGTCAAGTAGGCTTCCGTGGCTATTTGATTATAATGTAAGCCTACCATAAACAAtggaaaatgcatcccataacattttaacatggaaatagctgttctattgTTCAGCCTAAAGTAGCAGCCAAtttgtggtgttcaatgtagaccTACATTCCATAActttgggggaaaaaaacatgcACGGCTAGACATTAAACCTCTTCATCCACTATtccttcagacaaggtgactgaaaatgtgttTGATACAAGAAACCCCTTTACAAAATAAAACACATCATTATTTCcacaccattattacagagaatcagacaaatgatAACATCCTCTGCCTATTAGcaacttagcttattcaagccagTCTCAAAAtacaatactgcccctttaagacaaaagaAAAGCCCTTTACCTGACTCATTTTTCAAAGATGACTAGAAACGCACATGTTGTGTGCTCtcgtaggaagcaatcactctcCCATTGCTAACTACATATTATCTAGAACttggctaataactcactaactagcaaaggatatgaacaaatgtgcatGTCGCTACATctagctctcgctttgatctcaaaaaaGGGCATTTACTCACGACCGCTCATTCTGTTAACAGTCCAGTTCCAATAGAaaggcacagatccatatatggcaatgatCTATTTTCATATAGCCCTACTGCAGCTGATTGGTTATGGCGCAGCGGTCTGTGTAGATTACAGGCCTGAGTTGTtcctgtcaatgcaatagaatcctactccaatgCGTTCGGCCAACAACAAAATagcttgcatagtttgttttgtttcgggatgttgcattgaaagtggctaatagcgttgattcgatcacaattcccacagtaaagggaaatgttgagtgttaacagggaaaactcCATAAAGTTGAGTGAAGTTTAATCTAGTGCTTTTTTTGCGCAGGCAGATATTTTTTCTGTGCATCAGTCCTGGGGGAGGGAACATCAACTggaaaggatagagggaacaattattggagccaaatacaggcaaatcgtcgatgagaacctgcttcagagtgcaaacaacTTTTAACTATGGCGAGAATGtatgttccaacaggacaatgaccctaagcatataGCCAAAGCAactctggaatggcttcagaacaagaatgttattgagtggcccagccaaagctcAGACTTGAATCCCCATTGAAAATCTGTTGaatgacttgaagattgctgttcaccgcagctccccatctaacttaagcgcttgagaaaatctgcaaggaatggggaaaaaaattCCCAAATCCAGATGGGTATGTTTTTCACCTTTGCACAAGACTTAGCTGTAATTGATGGCAAAGGTATTTCTACAAAGTAtagactcaggggtgtgaacacttatgtaaattagatttctgtatttcaatgaattagctttatttttacattttttaaatgagcacaaacattatggggtattgtgtgtagatggttgagagAAATAGCGtattccattttgaattcaagctgtaacacaacgtGGAATGGCTGAAGGGATATGAATACTTCATGAAGGCAATATATAATTGCAATTACTATACAAGGACATCTATTTCCAAAACTAAAACTTTCAACAAATTAGTCCAAGTTACTGCATTCTTTGGTTCAttagattagattttttttaaacaagtgaACAAAACAATCATATTACATAACTGCTGTGATATACTCTGTTTCTGTTGCTATACAAGCAGTTAAAACAGGATTTATTGTCTTATGCAGCACTCAAACCTCATTATCAATTTGAGACAAGAAAATTACTCGTGATATTTCAAATGTAGCTATAATCTAAACAAATTCATACAACATTTCATTTCAAGTAGCAATGTACTTAAACTCAGCAGGAGAAAAAATTATATTCAAATTTGGATGGCAAATTAAAGTTCATACAgcaacaaaacacaaaacaaaaaataTGCATGAAGTAACAAAAGATGACATGGCACAACAAAAAAATGAATAAAGTGGATGTAACACGTGCACAATAAAATGATGTATCCCTCTGCACTGGGAGAAGCTACAGAGGGCAGGAGGTCCCGTTTGTGTTTCAACAATCCCACTTTACCCACTGTCTGGGACTATTTAGTTCATGGAGTAGACACTCATATCAGGGACAAGTCCAATTCAACCCAGAACTGTGACCAATTTGAAAGGCCAAAAAGGGCATTCATTAGtgctcattttatttattttttaaattaaaaaaatggaTGAAAATTATGTTATCTTGACCAATAAATCAAATCTATATTTTTTTATGCATTTTGTCATTGTCCTCGTAAGCTCGatatggtggagaggggaggttgaAGGACATTATGGCTATTTCTCCTGGCCAAAGCTGCAGGCAACTGAGATAGAGCCTAGCTGCCCTTGGGAAGCCCAAGGAAACTCAAAACACTCAGCTGCAGCCCTGGATGCTGGAAGAGAAGGGAGCCCTGCTGATGTCCTTATGTACTTACTTAAAACCCTGCTGGTTCCAGGCCTGGGCCTGGCCGTAAACCCCATAGGTGGGTACCTGCCACCCGTTGGGGACGTACTGGCCAATCTGCTGGGCATTGCCGTACCACTGGGCATACTGGCCGTAGGGCTGGGCCGCAAAGCCCACTTTGTTCTGTCGTAGGGGAGAGATGACAACAGTGTAAGAGTGTGTGTTTAAGTGGTGTCGATGAGGGGAAAGCCTCTGGCTGTGGTTTCATACCTGGGGAACTTGTTGCACCTGCTGCATAGGACTCATCATGTCTGTGGTCTCTTTACCCCAATAACACTTCACCATATGGCCCTCTATCGAAGTCCCATTCACAGACACAATGGCATGGGCTGCTCCCTCGTGAGAGGTAAACCTGCACAAAGGAGAGGCGTAAAAAAAAAGATTGCAAGGTACTGAGAAACATATGCCgaaattatacactgctcaaaaaaaacaaagggaacacttaaacaacacaatgtaactccaagtcaatcacacttctgtgaaatcaaactgtccacttaggaagcaacactgattgacaatcaattacacatgctgttgtgcacatgctgttgtgcaaacggtgctttcactctagtggtagcatgagacagagtctacaacccacacaagtggctcaggtagtgcagctcatccaggatgtcacatcaatgcgagctgtggcaagaaggtttgctgtgtctgtcagcgtagtgtccagagcatggaggcgctaccaggagacaggccagtacatcaggagacgcggaggaggccgtaggagggcaacaacccagcagcaggaccgctacctccgcctttgtgcaaggaggagcaggaggagcactgccagagccctgcaaaatgacctccagcaggccacaaatgtgcatgtgtctgctcaaacggtcagaaacagactccatgaggatggtatgagggcccgacgtccacaggtgggggttgtgcttacagcccaacaccgtgcaggacgtttggcattttccagagaacaccaagattggcaaattcgccactggcgccctgtgctcttcacagatgagagcaggttcacactgagcacatgtgacagacgtgacagagtctggagacgccgtggagaacgttctgctacctgcaacatcctccagcatgaccggtttggcggtgggtcagtcatggtgtggggtggcatttctttggggggccgcacagccctccatgtgctcgccagaggtagcctgactgccattaggtaccgagatgagatcctcagaccccttgtgagatcatatgctggtgcggttggccctggggtcctcctaatgcaagacaatgctagacctcatgtggctggagtgtgtcagcagttcctgcaagaggaaggcattgatgctatggactggcccgccagttccccagacctaaatccaattgagcacatctgggacatcatgtctcgctccatccaccaacgccacgttgcaccacagactgtccagaagttggcggatgctttagtccaggtctgggaggatatccctcaggagaccatccaccacctcatcaggagcatgcccaggcattgtagggaggtcatacaggcacgtggaggccacacacaccactgagcctcattttgacttgttttaaggacattacatcaaagttggatcagcctgtagtgtggttttccactttaattttgagtgtgactccaaatccagacctccatgggttgataaatttgatttccattgatcatttttgtgtgattttgttgtcagcacattcaactatgtaaagaaaaaagtatttaataagaatatttcattcattcagatctaggatgtgttattttagtgttccctttatttttttgagcagtgtattccAAGGATACTAAATGTTTGTCAGAGGTCTGTTTAGTGATTTGATCATGACATACCGTACAAAAGAGTATCCTTTGTCTGGGAAGACACGGATTTCCATGATTTGTCCAAAGGGGGAGAAGGTCTGTCTCATCAATTGTTCTAGAAAACAGGAGGGAGACATGTCAAAGACCTGTGTttgtttctctcacacacactggaagtGACCACTTCAATAACAGACTACTGACCTGTTAGACCGGTGCCGACTCCTCCACAGTACACAGTGCAGTTACTGGGGCTGGACTGGTTCACAACCTCATCAAAGGACAGGTGCTTCGTGTTTGCTTTTGGAAACAGGGTAGTGTGTAGGCATTTCGAGTGAATAAATGCATTGCCATTCAACAAAGGAGGATCCGAGGGACATAAAAATTGTATACATTTTATCTGCACTTAACCAGTTTTAGATGACAAAACAGATGTAAAAAAAATTGTGGTAAGATAAAAATCAACCATTTCTGCTCAATGGCAATTTGGCTGGAAAGCCTATCTTGTCTGGACTCACTTTCATAGGTGGTTTTAGGAGCTGGGGGCTTTCTCGTGGCCCAGTTGGTCCTGATCTGTCTGCCGCCTAGCCATTGACCACCCATCTGCTGAATGGCGTTCTCTGCATCCTGTTGGTAGCAACAGATATTACcataatttccggactataagccgctactttattcccacgctttgaacctcgcagtttatacaatgacgcggataatttatggatttttcccgctttcacaagattcatgccgccaaacaACTGAGCACCGTgacataatgtgacgtaaatcgagcgtGCTCAAACTTCCCAatattctgattacggtagtcattttgtcaccctcatcatggcaaagacacagagaaatgcatatgatgcagctttcaagttgaaggcgatcgatctggctgtttgaaaaggaaatagagttgctgcacgggagcttggccttaatgagtcgatgataagacgttggaaacagcagcgttaggaactgactcagtgcaaaaagacaacaaaagctttcagagggaagaaaagcagatggcccaaagtatttgcagccacttgacttcagtgtaaatcgtgcatttaaggtggcgctccgtgttcagtgggaggcttggatgacaaaAACGGGCCGCATGCGAAGAGCAACTTATGGTCAAGTCaggtcctgacagcgtggagcattgtcaaaaaatccactatcatcaacgggtttcgaaaggctggactgctgcgtgttgaagagggcagcatgagctcagcggggaatttgcctccggatgaaagtgacgagagcaATAATGAAAatgatccaacatcggatgaagcaattcaactccgacaccgaaggagatgacttcagtgatTTCAGTGCACAGAAGGAGGAAcatagtgaccaatgactttcttgatAGGctgctattttttttatttttgttacaagccgtgtttcgttaaagcctatttattttttgttacaagccgtgtttcgtttaaaggctgtgtaaagttcatttgtttcaatgtaccggtaggcacctgcggcttatagacatatgtggcttatttatgtacaaaatacatattttttaataattcagtgcTTATATTtaggtgcgcttaatagtccagaaaTTACGGTAAATCACATGACCCATCGACACACCCAATACCAAAGGATAATGTTATGACTACATATACAGGAACCCCTTCAGTTATGACTAAATCCTCTATTTAAGTGATTTCATCCAGCTATAACGCTTACCCACTTGTTGAAGAAAGAGACAAAGCCATAGCCTTTAGACTTTCCCGTTGCCACATCTTTGACCACACGAGCATCCCTGAGGAGAAACACACTTTACTCAATACGAAGGAGTAAGGTGATCATACAAACAAACTACTGTCTGATATGTCCTAAAGAGTCATGTGTGATATCAAGCCATCCAATGTATTATTATTAAATCATGAGTGACTTACTAATCTTGTGAGATCGACAGAGCACAAACATTGAGGTACTTACGATATCCTCCCAAATGGACCAAAGGCCACTTTTACATCATCTGTGGTAATTTCTGGGCTGAGGTCTCCAACAAAGACATGGAAATGACCTGTTGAAGGACAGGAGATACAACTACTGTGACTCCTTGCTGAATACAGCACTTTCTGAAGAAATCAAGAATTGGCTTGtttttatttttggggggggctacCACAGCTCTATGGTCCTCCGGATAACAGCATCTGCTAATTGACTAAAATGTCAATTTAAAATTAACACATTCTCAGAGGAACCCTCACTAAGGTTTTCTATGGAACTGGCTGAAAAGGTAGCTAGGCACTTACTGCTTGTGTCTTTTTTCTGACTGCTTGGTGTTGTGGCCCAGTTGACTTTAACCTCctaaagagagaagggaagagagaaaacAAACCAGGTAGGGTACATTTATGTCATTTAGATACAGTATTACTACCTCAGTGTGGTGCTTTGTGTGTGAAAGAAATGAGCCAGCCATGACCAAACACAGTGTGAATCTCTGAGTGCAGTGATGAGCAGAGAACTGAACACAGAACACCTGAGCACTCAAACTGGAACATAAACAACGGAATAAAAGGTCCAAGTAACAAAGGACTTACAAACCAGTGACATTATCAACTTGTATTACTCTTCAAATGGTCCTTCATTACCTGTTGAGGATAACATAATTGGCACTGAATATATTTCTGCTGAGGTTAGGACCGATATTTGTTGTGAAGCTGTGGGTCTAGAAAAGGTACAGAAATTGTTTTAGTTGGCTATTGCCAAGGACAATGTAATACACAGTTACTGTGGATTCCTTTGGATAAGGAAAGGGCCCATTTCCCTTGAAAAAATAGTGGTTTCCAAAATAAAACTGATGTCCATACAACAGACCTAGCGCACTCCATATCTGAAGAAACGGAATCAGACATTATACATGGACATGTCAGGTAATCAGCATTGGAACCAACTATGTAGGTTAAGTCATTATTTTAAATCAGATCACACATCTATTAGTCTCGTTTATTCTGGGGATGTACTTACTGCTGGACGTGAAATCGAAATAAGCCATCGTCACTTTACAAAACAATTCAGAAATGAGTCATTTCAACTTCGGTGAGATAGTCGCTGCCCGACTCAGATAATGCTCTCATAATTTAGGCCTACTGGTTGGTCAAACTTCTGCAACAACAACCCACCCATCCCAACTCACCCTTTAGATACGATAGCTTACCTTACCCATAATTTTACGTCCATTCATGGCAGCCAGTGATGCAGCAGCATGCCTGTGCTCATAGAACTCCACAAAACAGTATGGGTCATTGCCTGCAGTCTGTAAGAGGACAACAATAGTTAATGCTTTGGACTCTTTGTAGCCTGTCTGTCAACCACATGTACTTATCAGACAGTTACCATCACCAAACATCTTCCGATTAAGAGTGAACATTTTAACTAAATTGGGATAGTTAACAAAAAAATCCCTAACCAAAAGCAAATGCTTTAATGTTAAATATACATCTTTCAAATTATTTCTCAGAAATATAAAGCACTCTGCACGTCCGATGTTAAGTTGGAAAAATGTCCTGTACGGCAATACATTTAGGTGAAATGTAAACTTTGATGTGGAACAGAGGCACAGTAATGCTAGTACAGATGCAATATTTAACCATCTGAAAAGGGTGGAAGCCAAACCGTTGCAGCAACACAGGCCCCCAACAGACAAGACAGCTTCGCACAAAACAAGTACGATAAGGGACGGCGTGAGAATACTACAGCTCTGATTACATAAATGATTGCAGTTCAAATGCAGCCATTGTCAATGGTTGAGGGTGTTGGCTTCAATACCCGATGGCATATCTAGAACAAGACTACAACATGGAATGTGGAAAAACCATGATGGCCTGGGTAAAGAAATCATATCACGATTGCTCTGCAAGAACAAAGCGTGAGCTCTCAAACCCCATAGGTGGCATTAAGAAGAGATTGTTGGACTTCTGAACATACTGTCATACATCATTGCAATGAGTCATTATTACATTGATGAGAAGTGGGACATGAAGTCTCTTGTACTGACCACTGAGAACATTGAGAAACACAACAGCCATAGAGATTAAGGACTCATCTGTGCCATTATAGTATTTGTAAAACCATGGGCAGGCCATTGAGGCTATAGCCCATAGGAaaccccacccagttgactactttgcAGGGGTTGGAACCGAAATGATCATCATTACATTGTTATGCAACGGGACAGTTAACCTCCGcttcacatagaagtagcccacTTCACTGTGGTGGACAATTTAAGTTTGGCTCATAGTAATGTCTCAGACAAACTTCTCTCTTCGATGAGAGCCCAAGCActtccccagtgtttccccagGTCAAGTATGCAGACATTTGCACACCTCCAGTCAGAACAAGCACAACACTTTTTCCCCCTGGCGCATTTTCCAATTAGTGCCTGCATTGCtttcattgttgttttccttactAATAACTTGACATGATTGCATTCCTAGCTAAGTGCCTAATTATGCTATCATAAATGTATGTATATCGTGTTGTTGTTTCTTCTGTAGCACActatgtatggagcataatgtatTCTGTATGCATTTCTTTATTACCACGTACACATAAGGTACTAATTTCATAACCTATATGGTGTTATTCTTAATTGAGCTCATGTAGCTAGCATTATTCTATAAACTCTGTAAAACAATGCTAATGGCATCAGAGAAGTATGAAGTTTGTGTTGTATCCTTTGAAGCTGCCCTGGCCTTATGACCATGGCATGGATTTTCTGCCCTGCCCCCTTGTGGAGCTCTTTGGTTAGTTTCTTACGGTTATATTATTCATAATTGTGATTGTCAATGCAACTCATTGTTTTATAGCAGTTACACTACTTAAAATGGTTTTGTTATATCCTGATATTGTATCCTAATAATTCCTCTTTATTCTGTAGTTTCAGAAGCCACACACAGTATTGAACATAAATTGCCAACATCATAACTGGACATCTGTCTTGCCTGAAGAATGAGGACATCTTTTGTATTCTAGCAACATATTGTTTGGAGAGGGAGTAAAGAggatgaggagtggagaggtgagaTATTTTAAATATAATTGCAGAACAGCATTTGATTTATTTGTGAACTGCATGTCCCCCGTgttacctggccgtgctgctgctccagtttcaactgttctgcctgcagctatgaaatcctgttcaccggacgtgctacctgtcccagacctgctgttttcaactctctagagacagcaggagtggtaggaGCAATTATAGTCAAGCACATTGTCTGGTTTGATCTTTCGCTCTCCCGTCAGGTGGTCCACCTTCCCTGTGGCTCCCTCTTCCCCTGTAGCGCCAAGGCCTAGCGATTGGTGTCCTCCACTATGTCCCTGTCAGAAACAGcttgaagcactctgcctcagaGGGAGATGGCAAGGGGCTTTTcactccagactgggactcaacgccaacagcagggccaggaggggtgaaatggCTTCACTACCAGCATCTTAAGAGGGACCTGGGACTTTGTCAGTGCACTGGGTTCTCAGTGGCCAC harbors:
- the LOC135543697 gene encoding cytotoxic granule associated RNA binding protein TIA1-like → MMMMMDDEQPKTLYVGNLSRDVTEPLILQVFTQIGPCKSCKMIVDTAGNDPYCFVEFYEHRHAAASLAAMNGRKIMGKEVKVNWATTPSSQKKDTSSHFHVFVGDLSPEITTDDVKVAFGPFGRISDARVVKDVATGKSKGYGFVSFFNKWDAENAIQQMGGQWLGGRQIRTNWATRKPPAPKTTYETNTKHLSFDEVVNQSSPSNCTVYCGGVGTGLTEQLMRQTFSPFGQIMEIRVFPDKGYSFVRFTSHEGAAHAIVSVNGTSIEGHMVKCYWGKETTDMMSPMQQVQQVPQNKVGFAAQPYGQYAQWYGNAQQIGQYVPNGWQVPTYGVYGQAQAWNQQGFNHLPASAGWTGVSALSNGGVMEATQGLNGSMLANQAGMGATGYPTH